From Gammaproteobacteria bacterium:
CGCCGATGTAGATCGTCGCGCGGTCGCTCACCGTCATGTCCGGCAGCCCGGGCTGATTCAGCGCGACCATCCGCGCCCGTGCTTCGTCGGACGCGACCGCGATGGCGTCGAGCGCCTGGAGCTTGGCGTTGCCGCCGCTGTGATCCGCATGGTGGTGCGTATTGATCACATACACGACCGGCTGATCCGTCACCGTTCGCAGCATCGCCATGATGTTGTCGTGATCGATCTCGAACTTGTCGTCGACGAGCAGCACCCCTTCGTCGGTGATCAGCGCGGTGACGAGACCCGGCACCGCCGGGTTGCTGATGACGTACATGTCGTCGCGCAGCTCGATCAGCTCGAGCGGCGCGGGCTCGGTGCCGAATTGCGCCAGCGCGAGCTGCGAGGCCAGCAGCGCTGGAGCAGCGCTGCACCATCGCCGAACGTTCTCGTTCATGGTTCCTCCCACGGCCGACCGCTCGCCGGCCCGAGCGGCGATGGTACTACAGGGGACGGAATCCACGGCCGCCGCGCGAAGCTGCCAAGTCTTGCGTCCGGCCGAGATGCTGGACGATGATGGGGCCGGGATCGATCCAGGCGGGGGAGCTTCAGTCATGCCTAGAACGTCGCTGATCCTTGGTTGCGTCGCGTCCCTCGGGTTTGCCGCCGCGGCGAGCGCTCAGCCGCCCGGCATCACGCCCGAGATGATCGCCACGGCCCTGCCCCTCGAGGGTGCGCCGAAAGCGGTGCCCGGGCCTTACGACGTCGTCTCGGAGCCGGCCTTCGGCTCGCCGGGCCACGTCGTCTTCCGCCCCGCCGATCTCGACGCGTTTCCCGAGCAGGACACGCTGCCGGTGATGGCGTGGGGGAACGGGGGCTGCGCGATCAACAGCCGCCGCTACTCCGGGTATCTGACGACGATCGCCTCGCACGGCTTCCTCGTGATCGCCACGGCCGCCGAGGAAGGCGCGGAGCGCCGGCGCGCCACCGACGACGACCTCCGCGCGGCGCTCGATTGGGCGGAAGCCGAGAACGCGCGTGACGGGTCGCCGCTCGAAGGCAAGATCGCCACCGATCGCATGGCCGTGATGGGCCAGTCCTGCGGCGGCTTCCTCGCGATCAGCCTCGGCGCCGATCCCCGCGTCGACACGATCGGCGTCTTCAACTCCGGCGTTCAGGCCGCGCGCCCCGACGCGCCGCCGTCGGCGTTTCCGACGGCCGACGCGCTTCCCGCTCTGCACGGGCCGGTGCTGCTCGTGAACGGCCACGAGCGCGACTTCATGATGGAAGCCTCGGCCGCGACCTTCGACGCGATCGACCACGTGCCCGCCTTCTACGGCGCCCGGCACAACGCCGGCCACACGGCGACCGTCGATCACCCGGGCGGCGGCGAGTTCGCGAACGTCGCGTCGAGCTGGCTGCGCTACACGCTGAAGGGCGACGCGGAGGCCGCCGCGATGTTCGTCGGCGAGAACTGCGAGCTCTGCACGAATCCGAACTGGGACACCCGCTCGAAGGGGCTGAGCGCGCCGACGGCGGCGACTGCACCGGCGAAGGGCACGCTCGAGCGGATCACCGTGCACGGCGCCTCGCTCGAAGGCAACCTCGAAGGCGACGATCCGAACCGCGAGGTGTTCGTCTATCTGCCGCCGAGCTACGCGTCGTCGCCGGCGCGCCGTTATCCGGTCGTCTATTTCCTGCACGGCTACGGCGTCGGCGCCGAAAGGTACGTCGATCTTCTCGGCTGGCCCGAGTCGCTCGACGCGGCGATCGCAGACGGTGCGCGCGAGATGATCGTCGTGCTGCCGGACGCGTACACGCGCTACAACGGCAGCATGTACTCGAGCTCGCCGACCACCGGGGATTGGGAATCGTTCGTCACGAAGGATCTCGTCGCGTATGTCGACGAGCATTACCGGACGGTCGCGAGCCCCGGGAGCCGGGGCCTTTCGGGGCACTCGATGGGCGGCTACGGCACGATGCGGATCGGCATGAAGCACCCGGGCGTCTTCGGCGCGCTGTATGCGATGAGCTCGTGCTGTCTGATGAACCGCGCGCCGTCCGAGGAGGCCGTGCAGGCGCAGCTCGAGCGCACGGCCGACGGCACTCCGTCCTCCGGCGGCGGCTTCGGCAACGTCCTGCTCGCGCAGGCGGCTGCGTGGGCGCCGAACCCGCAAAACCCGCCGCTCTATCTCGACTGGCCGTACGTGGACGGCGAGCCGCAGCCGATCGTGCAGGCCAAATGGGCAG
This genomic window contains:
- a CDS encoding MBL fold metallo-hydrolase — translated: MNENVRRWCSAAPALLASQLALAQFGTEPAPLELIELRDDMYVISNPAVPGLVTALITDEGVLLVDDKFEIDHDNIMAMLRTVTDQPVVYVINTHHHADHSGGNAKLQALDAIAVASDEARARMVALNQPGLPDMTVSDRATIYIGGKTVELHKVGRAHTDGDLVVLFPDHGVLATGDIFANGEGTSAQLVDYAGGGSAKEWPKAIEAALELDFETVVPGHGLVSTRADLEAYLERAKRFSETLSELVSQGKSREDVEAVVRSEFDWEDFHVQMSLDGLIDEFR
- a CDS encoding alpha/beta hydrolase-fold protein; the encoded protein is MPRTSLILGCVASLGFAAAASAQPPGITPEMIATALPLEGAPKAVPGPYDVVSEPAFGSPGHVVFRPADLDAFPEQDTLPVMAWGNGGCAINSRRYSGYLTTIASHGFLVIATAAEEGAERRRATDDDLRAALDWAEAENARDGSPLEGKIATDRMAVMGQSCGGFLAISLGADPRVDTIGVFNSGVQAARPDAPPSAFPTADALPALHGPVLLVNGHERDFMMEASAATFDAIDHVPAFYGARHNAGHTATVDHPGGGEFANVASSWLRYTLKGDAEAAAMFVGENCELCTNPNWDTRSKGLSAPTAATAPAKGTLERITVHGASLEGNLEGDDPNREVFVYLPPSYASSPARRYPVVYFLHGYGVGAERYVDLLGWPESLDAAIADGAREMIVVLPDAYTRYNGSMYSSSPTTGDWESFVTKDLVAYVDEHYRTVASPGSRGLSGHSMGGYGTMRIGMKHPGVFGALYAMSSCCLMNRAPSEEAVQAQLERTADGTPSSGGGFGNVLLAQAAAWAPNPQNPPLYLDWPYVDGEPQPIVQAKWAANSPLVLVDQYVTSLNGYRAIALDVGNEDRLSESNEQLDEALTRLGIEHTFEIYEGNHGNRVAQRFRENVLPFFARYLD